In Devosia litorisediminis, one genomic interval encodes:
- the parE gene encoding DNA topoisomerase IV subunit B encodes MSQAEDLFGAAEPSTQPQASQPQPATPAAKTPSAAAAAGSYSASDIEVLEGLEPVRRRPGMYIGGTDTNALHHLFAEVIDNSMDEAIAGHATRIEVHLGTDGYVTVTDNGRGIPVEPHPKQPEISTLELVLTKLHAGGKFDSKAYETSGGLHGVGVSVVNALSDDLTVEVARDQMLYRQSYSRGKPVTALETVGRVNNRRGTTTRFHPDAQIFGDAAHFSAARLFRMTRAKAYLFAGVELRWSCDEELASDDAPAKAVFHYPNGLKDFMLARIEGETRIVDDLFAGSHGKPGTHGAVEWAISWTLGDGGMSSYCNTVPTRDGGTHEAGLRTALLRGLKGYAELTKNKAAANLTAEDIFAHCNTMLSVFVREPEFVGQTKDKLASGEATRIVDSAVRDAFDHWLAASPNQAGKLLDWAVERAEERLRRRKEKEIDRASATRKLRLPGKLADCTQTAAQGAELFIVEGDSAGGSAKQARSRASQAVLPLRGKILNVAGASREKMAASQLISDMIQALGCGTRDRYREEDLRYDKIIIMTDADVDGAHIAALLMTFFFQEMPKLIDGGHLFLAMPPLYRISQGGKTLYARDDEHRAELMATEFTGKGKIDTTRFKGLGEMPFAHLRETTMSVKSRTLLQVKVRDDLDATRISVDRLMGTKPEARFDFIQENAAFVTDLDI; translated from the coding sequence ATGTCGCAAGCAGAAGATCTTTTCGGCGCAGCTGAACCCTCAACTCAGCCGCAAGCCAGCCAGCCTCAGCCTGCCACACCTGCAGCCAAAACGCCAAGCGCGGCGGCTGCGGCGGGCTCTTACTCGGCCTCCGATATTGAAGTCCTTGAAGGACTTGAGCCCGTTCGTCGGCGCCCCGGCATGTATATTGGCGGGACCGATACCAACGCGCTGCACCACCTGTTTGCCGAAGTTATCGACAACTCCATGGACGAGGCCATTGCCGGCCACGCCACCCGCATTGAGGTGCATCTGGGCACTGATGGTTATGTCACGGTGACCGATAACGGCCGCGGCATCCCCGTCGAACCGCATCCCAAGCAGCCCGAAATTTCCACCCTGGAACTGGTGCTGACCAAGCTCCATGCCGGCGGCAAGTTCGACTCCAAGGCCTATGAAACCTCCGGCGGCCTGCACGGCGTCGGCGTCTCGGTGGTCAACGCGCTCTCTGACGACCTCACGGTCGAGGTCGCCCGCGACCAGATGCTCTATCGCCAGAGCTATTCGCGTGGCAAACCCGTGACGGCGCTGGAAACCGTTGGTCGGGTCAATAACCGTCGCGGCACCACCACCCGCTTCCATCCTGACGCCCAGATTTTCGGCGACGCCGCTCACTTCTCGGCAGCCCGTCTGTTCCGCATGACCCGGGCCAAGGCCTATCTGTTTGCCGGTGTCGAGCTGCGCTGGAGCTGCGACGAGGAACTGGCATCCGACGACGCTCCCGCCAAGGCCGTGTTCCATTATCCCAATGGCCTAAAGGACTTCATGCTTGCCCGCATCGAGGGCGAGACCCGCATCGTCGATGATCTGTTCGCCGGCAGCCACGGCAAGCCTGGCACGCACGGCGCGGTCGAATGGGCCATCTCCTGGACGCTGGGCGATGGCGGCATGTCATCCTACTGCAACACCGTGCCAACCCGCGATGGCGGCACACATGAAGCAGGTCTGCGGACGGCCCTGCTGCGCGGCCTCAAGGGCTATGCCGAACTCACCAAGAACAAGGCGGCCGCCAATCTGACCGCCGAAGACATCTTCGCCCACTGCAACACCATGCTCTCGGTGTTTGTGCGTGAACCCGAATTTGTCGGCCAGACCAAGGACAAGCTGGCCTCTGGCGAAGCCACCCGCATTGTCGACAGCGCCGTGCGCGACGCTTTTGATCATTGGCTCGCCGCCTCCCCCAACCAGGCGGGCAAACTGCTCGACTGGGCCGTGGAGCGCGCCGAGGAACGGCTGCGCCGCCGCAAGGAAAAAGAGATTGATCGCGCCAGCGCCACGCGCAAGCTGCGCCTGCCCGGCAAGCTGGCCGATTGCACACAGACGGCCGCCCAGGGCGCTGAACTGTTCATCGTCGAGGGTGACTCGGCTGGTGGCAGCGCCAAGCAGGCCCGCAGCCGAGCCAGCCAGGCCGTGCTGCCGCTGCGCGGCAAGATCCTCAATGTCGCCGGCGCCAGTCGCGAGAAGATGGCGGCCAGCCAGTTGATCTCCGACATGATCCAGGCGCTGGGCTGTGGCACCCGCGATCGCTATCGCGAGGAAGACCTGCGCTACGACAAGATCATCATCATGACCGATGCTGACGTCGACGGCGCCCATATTGCAGCCCTGCTGATGACCTTCTTCTTCCAGGAGATGCCAAAGCTCATTGATGGCGGTCACCTGTTCTTGGCCATGCCGCCGCTCTATCGCATCAGCCAGGGCGGCAAGACCCTTTATGCCCGCGATGATGAGCACCGGGCCGAACTGATGGCCACCGAGTTCACCGGCAAGGGCAAGATCGACACCACCCGCTTCAAGGGCCTGGGCGAGATGCCATTCGCCCATCTGCGCGAAACCACCATGTCGGTCAAAAGCCGCACACTGTTGCAGGTAAAGGTGCGCGATGATTTGGACGCCACACGCATCAGCGTGGATCGTCTGATGGGGACCAAACCCGAAGCCCGCTTCGACTTCATTCAGGAGAATGCTGCCTTCGTCACCGACCTCGATATCTAG